A genomic region of Micromonospora sp. NBC_01796 contains the following coding sequences:
- a CDS encoding carbohydrate-binding module family 20 domain-containing protein, with product MGVRRSHAVVTTALLTTGLLVAALLVGAVGRPAERATASPASPGSKDVIVHLFQWPWASVANECTTVLGPKGFGGVQVSPPQEHVVLPGRGYPWWQDYQPVSYQLTSRRGNRAAFASMVQTCHNAGVKIYVDAVVNHMAGGASTGSGSGGSTYSHYAYPAVPYGTGDFHHCGRNGNDDIANWGDRWEIQNCELVDLSDLNTESSYVRGKLVAYLNDLVSLGVDGFRVDAAKHLPAADLAAIVNPVTGDPYVFSEVIEGGAGEPTPEEYAGVGDVTEFRYGDVVGTAFRDGNLANLNNLASSMRLGSADAVAFVDNHDTQRNGRAKLTYHNGSSYALAEAFMIAWPYGVPQVMSSFTFTDPEAGPPASGGTTGAVNCASGWACEHRWRTTANMVGLRNTAAGAGVTNWWSNGSNQIGFGRGNVAYAAFNRGGTALTRTFQSSLPAGTYCDVMAGDFSAGNCTGARYTVNTAGQFTATVPANGALALHVNARTTATPTPTRTTTPPAGQCVGATTVTFEVNATTVWGQNVFVTGNTAALGNWDPANAVPLSSAAYPVWRASVTLPPSAPVQYKYIKKDGSQVIWESDPNRTRNPPTYSPCTATWTDTWR from the coding sequence ATGGGTGTCCGAAGAAGCCACGCCGTCGTCACCACCGCCCTGCTCACCACCGGCCTGCTGGTCGCCGCGCTGCTCGTCGGCGCGGTCGGCCGACCCGCCGAGCGGGCCACCGCGAGTCCGGCCAGTCCGGGCAGCAAGGATGTGATCGTCCATCTCTTCCAGTGGCCGTGGGCGTCGGTCGCCAACGAGTGCACCACCGTGCTCGGCCCGAAGGGCTTCGGCGGGGTGCAGGTCTCCCCACCGCAGGAGCACGTCGTACTGCCCGGTCGGGGCTACCCGTGGTGGCAGGACTACCAGCCGGTCAGCTACCAGTTGACCAGCCGCCGGGGAAACCGGGCCGCCTTCGCCAGCATGGTGCAGACCTGCCACAACGCCGGGGTGAAGATCTACGTCGACGCGGTGGTCAACCACATGGCCGGTGGGGCGTCCACGGGGTCCGGCAGCGGCGGGTCGACGTACAGCCACTATGCGTACCCGGCGGTGCCGTACGGGACGGGCGACTTCCACCACTGCGGGCGCAACGGCAACGACGACATCGCCAACTGGGGCGACCGGTGGGAGATCCAGAACTGCGAACTGGTGGACCTGTCCGACCTGAACACCGAGTCGTCGTACGTGCGCGGCAAGCTGGTCGCGTACCTCAATGACCTGGTCTCGCTCGGCGTGGACGGCTTCCGGGTCGACGCGGCCAAGCACCTGCCCGCCGCGGACCTGGCGGCGATCGTCAATCCGGTGACCGGCGACCCCTACGTCTTCTCCGAGGTCATCGAGGGCGGCGCCGGTGAACCCACGCCCGAGGAGTACGCCGGGGTCGGCGACGTCACCGAGTTCCGGTACGGCGACGTGGTCGGCACCGCCTTCCGCGACGGGAACCTGGCGAACCTGAACAACCTCGCCTCCTCGATGCGGCTCGGCTCGGCCGACGCGGTCGCGTTCGTCGACAACCACGACACCCAGCGCAACGGCCGGGCGAAGCTGACCTACCACAACGGTTCGTCGTACGCGCTGGCCGAGGCGTTCATGATCGCGTGGCCGTACGGGGTGCCGCAGGTGATGTCGAGCTTCACGTTCACCGACCCGGAGGCGGGTCCCCCGGCGAGCGGCGGCACCACCGGTGCGGTCAACTGTGCCAGCGGCTGGGCCTGCGAGCACCGCTGGCGGACCACGGCGAACATGGTCGGGCTGCGCAACACCGCCGCCGGGGCGGGTGTCACCAACTGGTGGAGCAACGGATCGAACCAGATCGGGTTCGGCCGGGGCAACGTCGCGTACGCGGCGTTCAACCGGGGCGGAACCGCCCTCACCCGTACGTTCCAGAGCAGCCTGCCGGCGGGCACCTACTGCGACGTGATGGCCGGCGACTTCTCCGCCGGCAACTGCACCGGGGCGCGGTACACGGTCAACACGGCCGGTCAGTTCACCGCCACCGTGCCCGCGAACGGTGCGCTGGCGCTGCACGTCAACGCCCGTACCACCGCCACACCCACGCCGACCCGGACGACCACCCCGCCGGCCGGGCAGTGCGTCGGCGCCACCACGGTCACCTTCGAGGTCAACGCCACCACCGTCTGGGGGCAGAACGTTTTTGTCACCGGCAACACGGCGGCCCTCGGGAACTGGGATCCGGCGAACGCGGTCCCGCTCTCGTCGGCCGCGTACCCGGTCTGGCGGGCCTCGGTCACCCTGCCGCCGAGCGCCCCCGTGCAGTACAAGTACATCAAGAAGGACGGGTCCCAGGTGATCTGGGAAAGCGATCCCAAC
- a CDS encoding DUF4232 domain-containing protein has translation MRSTRFLVATCLASATIALGACGGGSSDDNSSAPASPSASASTTAGVEPGTSGSAIPGSSGTPAAGNAMPAPGSTAPGGAAPAPGAAVNCTAKGLKAELTVQQAGMAMLILTNAGRSPCRVEGWVNLRLEAADGGLLKVSQQRVSQPGATVAAELDPGESAYAGIKWTTCAKSAGDCSVATTVRVGPAGDTDVVVAHVTGIDGGNQTVTELPLSSVQIGTIQPSRQGVVAW, from the coding sequence ATGCGTTCGACCCGGTTCCTCGTCGCGACCTGCCTGGCCTCGGCCACGATCGCGCTCGGCGCCTGCGGAGGCGGATCGTCCGACGACAACTCGTCCGCTCCGGCCTCGCCCAGCGCGAGCGCGTCGACGACCGCCGGTGTCGAGCCCGGTACGTCGGGCAGCGCCATCCCCGGTTCCAGCGGCACCCCGGCGGCCGGCAACGCCATGCCGGCACCCGGTAGCACGGCCCCGGGCGGCGCGGCCCCGGCGCCCGGCGCTGCGGTCAACTGCACGGCCAAGGGGCTGAAGGCGGAGCTGACGGTCCAGCAGGCCGGCATGGCGATGCTGATCCTGACCAACGCCGGACGTTCTCCGTGTCGGGTCGAGGGCTGGGTCAACCTGCGGCTGGAGGCCGCCGACGGTGGTCTGTTGAAGGTCAGCCAGCAGCGGGTCAGTCAGCCCGGTGCGACCGTCGCCGCCGAACTCGACCCCGGAGAGTCCGCGTACGCCGGGATCAAGTGGACGACCTGCGCCAAGTCGGCGGGGGACTGCTCGGTCGCCACCACGGTCCGGGTCGGCCCGGCCGGTGACACCGATGTTGTCGTCGCCCACGTCACCGGCATCGACGGCGGCAACCAGACGGTCACCGAACTGCCGCTGAGCAGCGTGCAGATCGGCACGATCCAGCCCAGCCGGCAGGGCGTCGTCGCCTGGTGA
- a CDS encoding YnfA family protein has translation MTVVRSLLLFLLAAVAEIGGAWLVWQGVREHRGLLFVAAGILALAGYGFVAAFQPDPNFGRVLAAYGGVFVAGSLAWGVIVDRFRPDRYDLTGAAICLVGVAIIMYAPRG, from the coding sequence GTGACCGTCGTCCGATCGCTGCTGCTGTTCCTGCTCGCCGCCGTCGCCGAGATCGGTGGCGCGTGGCTGGTCTGGCAGGGCGTACGCGAGCACCGCGGACTGCTTTTCGTCGCCGCCGGGATCCTGGCGTTGGCCGGGTACGGCTTCGTCGCCGCCTTCCAACCGGACCCGAACTTCGGTCGGGTGCTGGCCGCGTACGGCGGGGTGTTCGTCGCCGGGTCGCTGGCCTGGGGCGTGATCGTGGACAGGTTCCGACCGGACCGCTACGACCTCACCGGCGCCGCGATCTGCCTGGTCGGCGTCGCGATCATCATGTACGCCCCGCGCGGCTGA